In the Cololabis saira isolate AMF1-May2022 chromosome 7, fColSai1.1, whole genome shotgun sequence genome, one interval contains:
- the LOC133447697 gene encoding zinc finger protein 665-like, with amino-acid sequence MEGVHSPSKASRQVLAKEDNPRLNHKGRPKRHCCDDCKQVFPTSANLKIHKKTHTGDKPYRCEQCGAGFAQQGTLKRHQLIHSGDKPHRCEQCGAAFARKSSLKSHQRIHTGDKPYRCEQCGAAFAEQSNLKRHQLFHSGEKSYSCDQCGATFTTSSHLTSHQRIHTGDKPYRCQQCGAAFAQQGNLKRHQLIHSGDKPYRCDQCGAAFATLGYLTSHQRIHTGDKPYRCEQCGAAFTEPSNLKRHQLIHSGFKPHRCEQCGAAFATSSHLRRHQSIHTGDTPYRCEQCGAVFAQQSSLTSHQRIHTGDKPYRCDQCGAAFATLGTLTSHQRIHTGDKPYRCDQCGAAFTTSSHLTSHQRIHTGDKPYRCEQCGAGFATSSNLTSHQRIHTGDKPYRCEQCGAAFARQRSLTDHQRIHTGDKPYGCEQCEAGFATSSHLRRHQSIHTG; translated from the coding sequence aatcataaaggaaGACCCAAAAGACACTGTTGTGATGATTGCAAGCAAGTCTTCCCCACTTCAGCAAACCTGAAGATCCATAAGAAAACTCACACTGGTGATAAACCGTatagatgtgagcagtgtggagcAGGTTTTGCCCAACAAGGTACCCTAAAGCGACACCAGCTTATTCACTCTGGAGACAAGCCtcacagatgtgagcagtgtggagcggcttttgcccggaaAAGTTCTCTAaagagtcaccaacgtattcacactggagacaaaccttacagatgtgagcagtgtggagcggcttttgccgaaCAAAGTAACCTAAAGCGACACCAGCTTTTTCACTCTGGAGAAAAGtcttacagctgtgatcagtgtggagcgacttttaccacatcaagtcatctaacgagtcaccaacgtattcacactggagacaagccttacagatgtcagcagtgtggagcggcttttgcccaacaAGGTAACCTAAAGCGACACCAGCTTATTCactctggagacaagccttacagatgtgatcagtgtggagcggcttttgccacATTAGGTTATctaacgagtcaccaacgtattcacactggagacaagccttacagatgtgagcagtgtggagcggcttttaccGAACCAAGTAACCTAAAGCGACACCAGCTTATTCACTCTGGATTCAAGCCtcacagatgtgagcagtgtggagcagcttttgccaCATCAAGTCATCTAAGGCGACATCAaagtattcacactggagacacgccttacagatgtgagcagtgtggagcGGTTTTTGCCCAACAAAGTTCTctaacgagtcaccaacgtattcacactggagacaaaccttacagatgtgatcagtgtggagcggcttttgccacATTAGGTACTctaacgagtcaccaacgtattcacactggagacaagccttacagatgtgatcagtgtggagcggcttttaccacatcaagtcatctaacgagtcaccaacgtattcacactggagacaagccttacagatgtgagcagtgtggagcAGGTTTTGCCACATCAAGTAATctaacgagtcaccaacgtattcacactggagacaagccttacagatgtgagcagtgtggagcagcttttgcccGACAACGTTCTCTAACggatcaccaacgtattcacactggagacaagccttacggATGTGAGCAGTGTGAAGCAGGTTTTGCCACATCAAGTCATCTAAGGCGACATCAaagtattcacactggataa